Proteins encoded by one window of Haliotis asinina isolate JCU_RB_2024 chromosome 6, JCU_Hal_asi_v2, whole genome shotgun sequence:
- the LOC137286508 gene encoding proteasome assembly chaperone 1-like: protein MATFFGEILPVTSRAVDDDDDEEDDVPVASSSFVHWSSKTREEMEMTSMKKLPCETLIIAVGPAATGFTQTFIMQDRYETLGGVFSGLKDRDIVTLGQQSATDKTCFLYRSLDCPGVVVCQCKTDVAQEQCFSWVQEVLSSFELSSCYVAVLCSQMTSEYKSDIPISELTTPFLRGLKTAHYPASPACAILEQPSMLTGLPAQVMSYCEVHKVKAVVYISYTDSIFLDLPTMKMFKPLLKATPLKNIVKSNPQGDKMLLKIVDQHTSQNTLYL, encoded by the exons ATGGCGACTTTCTTTGGCGAAATCTTGCCAGTCACGTCCCGTGCTgttgacgacgatgatgacgaaGAAGATGACGTACCCGTTGCAAG TTCCTCCTTTGTACACTGGTCGTCAAAGACCAGAGAGGAAATGGAGATGACATCCATGAAGAAGTTGCCATGTGAGACCCTCATCATTGCTGTGGGTCCAGCAGCCACAG gatTCACACAAACATTTATTATGCAAGATAGATATGAAACTCTTGGTGGAGTCTTCAGCGGTCTCAAAGATCGTGATATTGTGACACTCGGTCAGCAGTCAGCTACGGACAAAACATGCTTCCTGTATAGATCCCTTGACTGTCCTGGGGTGGTTGTGTGTCAGTGTAAAACTGATGTAGCACAGGAACAGTGTTTCTCCTGGGTGCAAGAG GTTCTAAGTAGTTTTGAGCTGTCCAGTTGTTATGTGGCTGTGCTGTGCTCTCAGATGACCAGCGAATATAAAAGTGACATTCCAATATCAGAACTCACAACCCCGTTTTTGCGAGGGTTGAAGACAGCACATTACCCAGCATCCCCTGCATGTGCAATCCTGGAGCAGCCGAGCATGCTGACGGGACTTCCAGCTCAAG TGATGAGCTACTGTGAGGTGCACAAGGTGAAGGCAGTTGTCTACATCAGCTATACTGACTCTATCTTCCTCGACCTGCCCACAATGAAGATGTTTAAACCTCTGCTTAAAGCTACACCTCTCAAGAACATTGTCAAG AGCAATCCTCAAGGCGACAAGATGCTGTTGAAGATCGTTGACCAACATACAAGTCAAAACACTTTGTACTTGTAG